In the Ammospiza caudacuta isolate bAmmCau1 chromosome 4, bAmmCau1.pri, whole genome shotgun sequence genome, ctttgctgccctgtgctccctgcagcaatCTTGGGAGCTCCCTCACTGTGTGGAAGAGGGTCAAGTTCAGCTCAGAAACTGTGGCTTCATTATGAAAATTAAGGAACAGATGTTCTGTTTCTTCTCAGAAATAACCTGAGGAGAACAGAGTGTTCAATCTCTCTCCCAAAACCAGAGAGCTTGGCTGGAGGTGCAgccttgctctcctgttgctttgACAGGGAAAATGCAAACCTGATGAAGCCCTGTCAACTGCTTGAGCTTGGTATTTTCTCTTTGAACTTAGCAAGAGTGTCAAGAGgtgtttcaaatgaaaaaaaaatcctgtataTTCCTGTGGCACATAGCATAATTGTGCAATCCTACATTACTGTATGGCCAGTGATGCTCAGTTTTGAAGTCAAGTGGTACTTTCACCTCATAGCACTTTGCTAAGTAGCCACTTCCTGTGACTCTGGCTCATGCCTTCTTCTCTGGTCATGGCCTGTTCCTGGTTTGcatgccaagaaaaaagctttgaAGGAAATGTGTCTTATGGCTCCTGTCAGTGAGCCGTGTGGGGAAGTCAGCACTTTCCCCTGCATGAGATGGCCAGTGCAGGAAGGattgccctgcccctgccacaCCATTGCATGCCAGGCTGGCTCATCTGCTCCTCAAGCATCACAGCCCATGCTTTGTCAGCTCACTGGAACAAGGGTTTGCTGGCTGTTGAGCTGAGGAGTTAATTCCTATCAACCTTCTGTCCTGCAGAGGCTTGTGGCTCGAGGCCTGCATTTGCTGCTGTTGAGAAGGTGCTGCTGGCCCAATGGCCCAGCCAAGAGAAGATGATTCTTGCCGAACAGAACCggaaaaagcacaaaaacaCCACCATTACAAGTAAGACTTAAAAAGGGGGATGCAGTTCTCTGCCCCATGGTAAAAGAGGGAAGAGGAGCTGAAaccactgaaaaagaaatatttcaccCACTTCgaaaaatattcagagaaaTCTTTTTCTACTGTTTGCCATCCCACCTTTAATAGCATTCAGCTGCAGGGGTTGggtgtgacagtggtcacaagggttttgaggtgaagagagaggtgagaatgttgattccattatcagaaggtttgatttattattttatgatatatatactacattataactatactgaaaagaaatagaaggaaaagttctcagaaggctagctaagctaagaatagaaaagaatgaataacaaagatctgtgtcccAGACAGAGAgcgagagccagctctgccatgagtggtcagtaaatccaaacatccacacgagaccaatcaaggatccacctgttgcattccacagcaacagataatcattgtttacatttggttgctgaaactgcagcttctcagaagggagaaaaatcccaagaaaggatttttcacaaaagacgTCTGTGACAGTTGGGAGGTTCTCAAAGCTTGCAAGATGTGCAGTGAGGCCTGACCTCTTCTGTCTGACTGGAAAAGTTTGTCACATCTGCAGCATCAGGCCAAATAAATACAGGCAGTAAAGGTTGTTACTTGGCCAGAGCTCAGCTACCTTAAGATAAACACCCCTCCTTTCTCCTCTATGCAGAAAATACACTGGATATTCTCTACAGCTTTGCAAACTGCTCAGGGTTTCACCTGATCTTTGGACTCAATGCCTTGCTGCGGAAAGGTGGCTTGCAGTGGGACAGCTCGAATGCCCAGGCGCTGCTGGACTACTGTGCTTCCCAGAGGTACAACATCTCCTGGGAACTTGGGAATGGTAAGTGCTTGTTGGCCAGACCAGCCATCACCTAGAAAAGTAGGGGTGGGCTAGTAACTTTGGATATTTTGGATGATGGCACATCAAGGCACGGTGATGTTTTATAAAGAGACATTAAGGTCTTAATTTTCAGGGGGATTTTACAGAAAGGCAAAATGAATGAGCAAATTGAGATGATTTTGCTGCTCCTATCAGGGCTTTGAGATGAGGTGAACAATCCCCCACAAGGTGCAGGATGTCACCTATGGCTGGGACAGAGTCCTGGAGAGCAGCATGCTGAACCCCCCAAGCTTTTGGTTTCATGCTCACCTTCAAATATCTCACTCACACTATGCCAGATCAGGTGAAGCCTTAGGGAACTGGTGCTTCCCACGTGGATGGAACTGCCCTAATTTGTGCCCCAGAAATAGAGAGGGGTGTTGATGTGCATGTGTCTTCCTCAGAGCCCAACAGCTTCAGGAAGAAATCTGGCATCCACATTGATGGCTTCCAGCTGGGGCAAGATTTCATTCACTTACGCCAACTGCTGAATAACTATGCCCTCTATCAGCATGCCAAGCTCTACGGCCCTGATGTTGGGCAGCCCCGAAAGCACACGCGGAGACTGCTCAGAAGGTAGGAGTGTGAGCttccagcagcattccctgcagTGGGGCAGCTGTGGAGAATTGTGGCTTGTCTGCCCCTATATGCAGGAGGCATGAAGAGGCTTTAAGGCAGGGgttgaacaattttttttaccTTGACAGATGACAATTATAATTTTACCTGCATGCTTGAGTTCAAGGCCTGAATACTCAGCCAGTTAAACTCAGCTGCTGGAAGTACATCAGTGATCCACACATTTTCCCATTGAGTACTGGCTCTAGGGTTATGCTAACAAGGGCTTTTTAGCCTGAAAAACACCCACATGTTATACAAAGGTCAATTCATCCTCCCAGCAACCTGCTGAGGAAGCCAGGCTGCCCAAAGCCTGCTTAAAAGCCATGGCAAGCCTGGCCCCCAGCATTCACCATCAGTACTGCCagctgtggggagaggggagggctGTGCATGGTGTTGCACTAGTGGGAGTAATGACTGGTAATACTAATCCCCTTTCCTCCACCATTCCCTCTGCTTGCAGCTTCCTGAAATCGGGAGGGAAGGTGATCGACTCTGTCACATGGCACCAGTAAGTACCATTTGGATGCCACTGTCACTCTGATTACTGcctcattttctttaaaaaatgtcaATTTGAACAGAGTTATCAGTCTCAACAGAAAAGAGGGGGGTGAAATGCCCCTTTTTGCAGTTTCTCAGGGGCCTCTCCACAAAGTTCTGTGTTCAGAAAGGAGATGAATTGAGGGAGCACATGACAGAGATGCTGAAGCCTCCAAAGGGTCTACTTGGTGCAGAGACCCAAAAGCAGTGGTAGGTGTTTGTCACAGGGAATGCAACATGTGCAAGATGATAATTTTGTTTCCTCTATTTATATCTAgttgatttaaagaaaaagccCTGTAGGTCTGGCTGACCCCTGTCCATGGAGAattgccagcagctcctcctgctcccttgAGTTTGCTCTTGGAGTAATTTCAGGCTCTGTGTGGGTAACTCACGCTCAGATCCCACACACAGTGCAAATAGCACTGGCACCCGGCCCTTTCCTCCTGTGCAGCGACTTTGATTGGTAGGTTTAAAGTGCTCACGGCAACAGTGGAGTAAACTGGCCTCAGGGCCATGAACTCCACAAGTTTGAAAGTCATTTCCATGTGAAGGCAGTTTTCTTTAAAGAGTCAAATGCAGGACATGACATGCAGCAGTCAGACAACAGTGAGAAAAGATGTACACActcattttttatatatatgtatacatacatCAATTATCTATGCATTTTCAGCTGCTAGAAAGGCATGAAACATGTCCTTTCCCCTTCCTGGGCTGCTGTTAACTCATTTAGGATTATCAGGTTTTAGCTTCCTCTTGTGGCTGGAAGGCTTCAGCTGTTTTTGGTCAGACTGAGTGAGAGCAGGATGAACTGCAAAAACCACCATTCCAATTTTTTTGGACAAATAAGACTTAAAAGCTCTTCTGCTCATGGTGGAGGGCACCATTTATGCCATAGGGATGCCCATATTTCAGCTCCCTCCAACTGGCCAAAATATTCCAGCAGATGGACAGATGCTGTAAgctgatatttttaatatataactTGATAGAGTACAGCAAGTAATCACATAGACTCCTCAACAGGAGAAGACTTACAGAAGCTGGCTCTTGGTAATGTTTTCCTTATTCTTAATAAATAGAGGCAAACAAACCTATTACTTCTGCTGGTGGAAATTTCTGTGATATCCTTACTCCACTGAAGTAATTATATCTTGAAGTGCCTTAAATACAAGTGACAGACCTACACATTtggaaacaaaaaattaaaaagcactgGACAGAAAAATCATGCTGTGGATAAATGTACCAATCAACTGAATACTTTCAGTGGTGTTTTGTACCACTGGTGGTATTACTCCCTAATTTTGTCTatgttttttccctgattttcagTTACTATGTGAATGGACAGAGCGCAACAAGGGGGGATTTCTTGAGCCCTGAAGTGTTGGACTCCTTTGCCACAGCCATATATGAAGTCCTGGAGGTGCCTCGTCCTGTTCAATCATTCCCATGTTCAGTTTCCAGGGGGTTAACAGAATCCAAAATAAAGCACTACTTCTTACTAGCAATAGACAGGGATACTCAAAGCTTGAGTTATGCTGGCAttgtatataaaaaaaataaaattaaaagtaatgATACCAAAAATAAGCTCCAACAGTTTGCTATGCAGCAAACATGATGCCAGGTGCATCACACACCTACAACATTCTCATTTATTGATAGAGTAACTACTCAGGGATGTAATTTATAGTTATCCCATCCCCCCCAatgtttttggggggatttttgtttgtttttttttttcggAGGTCCTGACAGCATTATAACTTAGAATATAGCACTACTCAGCACAAGAGGAACTATGGGACCTGAATTTTAGTGATGTTTGTCCTGTTTTACATGGGTAacaagtttggggttttttcagggGGGAATGTAAATCTACTTCTAGTCCTTTCGATCCAAATTTCTGTGACATTCCATCTCAGAGCGTTATCCCTTAAATGTAAACATCCTAAGTAAGCCTTTGgctaaaacacaaaatatttttaatttcagtagCCAAAAAATTAACTGTCGTCTCTTTGTCTTCTTTCCTAATGCCACGCTGGCCAGATTGTTGGTCAGACTGTGCCGGACAAGAAGGTGTGGCTGGGAGAGACGAGCTCTGCCTATGGAGGAGGAGCTCCCAGATTGTCTAACACCTATGTTGCTGGTTTTATGTGAGTACTGGGTCTCAGATGTGGGGAAATAATGTATTTTGACAGCTGAATGGGGCTGCCCCACAGGAAGAATGTGGCCTCCTCAGGCTGCCTGGGGATGAGTGTGGGCAGTTTTTTTCCATCCTATAAGACATGATGACTTTTTATCAGGGTGTGGTGGGCCAGCAAGTCAAAGTCTGATAATGACAGACAACCTTGTTGTTAGTGTGATGATTTCTCTCAGCCTTCAGACCCTCGGCCAGTTCAGGAGAACCTGCTGTCACTCCTTGTTTCCACCACCTACAAACAGGGGAATGGAGCAACTGTTCCCATCAACTTGGACTTCAAGAGGTggactgaaattattttttcatgtaaCCAATGCAAGACTTGAAATTAGTTGTGTGCTTTTAAGGAAGTCATCATCACTCACTAAGTTATGTTTTCCCGCTTCCCGATCTGGTTTGAGAGGGGCAACAGAGTACTGGTGAGGTCAGCACTTTCATCTGCATGATATTTGCCTCATTTTTTGGCAGGTGGTTGGACAAACTCGGGCTTTCAGCCAGGCAGGGGATTGATGTGGTAATGAGACAGGTTTTCTTCGGGGCAGGGACCTATCACCTGGTGGACGCCAACTTTGAGCCTTTGCCGGTATGTGAACAGCCCCTGGATGCACctctgcacaggcagctctgggtgtggaGGGGCAGGTCAGCTATTTTAACAGCATCTTCTTTTGCTTGGATGGCCACAGGTATCCTTGCACCTTAAGCTATCTCATGTTGCACTACAGGTTAATGTACtattacatatatatgtatgcacaCTAGATATTCACTCCAGCTGCAGGGGGGCAGCCAGTCTTCAGCACAGCAGAAACTGATTTGTGGGACACAATGCTCTGGTTTGTACATAGAAGCTCCTGGATCTCACAAGGTTTTTCTGGATGGCCTGTTTTGGTTTGACTACTCCTCAGCTGAGTGATGTGTAGTTTAtaaacagaagggaaaagagataTTAAAATCAATTATATTCCATGTGAAAACCAGGCCACTGTGAAGTCAACACTCAAGTGTTATAGGTCATGAGCATATTCATCCTACAGTTGTGGCTGAGGGATAATTAAATTGAAATATACatttagtatagttttattTATTAGGAAATATACTTTGCTGTGATGAAATTTCATTATGTGAACTACACATTGTTCTTGCAGAAGCGACACATTTCTTTGTACTACTAGCACTTAGAATGGGGTGAGAggacagcattttcctttttagcTTTCCTCTCATTTTTCTGCTTCCAAATTGTGATTTTCACTGGTGGTCGTAGAGCCAGCCTAAAAGAAAACCCAGCATACAGGGATTTTCCATCCTACTTGCTCAGCTGCTTCCTATGCCAGAGGCTGCATCATCAGGCCTGTGACTTTGGGCTTTTCATTCCCtcattaaaatagatttaatttGGACTGAAACTGTGTGCCCTTTTCCTCACCTACAGACAGTACAGATGTTAACCAAGCCAATAATGCTtcagaggcagggaaatccaAGCCCATCTGTAGTTAGCACAGAAATGAGGAAGCACATCAGTGTCAGAAGGCTACATTTCCTTGCAGAGGGATTCAGAATGAAGGCTGATAGCAAAAGTAATTTCCTGGGCTTTTGGTGAGTCAGAGGAGAAACACAATAGTTTTCCTCCTAAGAAGACCTCAAAGACCAACAAACAAGCTGGGAGAAGCTCTCTGAAAGCAGGAAAGACCTGGAAAAAATGAGTCTGCACTGGTCATTGCCCTGCTCTGAGGCATAATCCTGGAGTGTCAGAGTGATTTGTGACTCAGATTTAGAAGTCAATCCTGATACCTGTTCAGAAGTACAATGTTAAAGGGGTCAAAGTTTAGGAGTTTCTTCCTGGTGTTGCACTTGTGCCTTAGGTACAAGCTTTCATGCAGGAAGGGCAGCTTGCACTCCTGCACTCGGTCCCAAGGTTCTCTGTACCCTGCAGAAGGGCATTTCCAAAGCACAATCTCTCCCTGACAGAGCTCTGAGAGTTCCTTATGAAGGGGAAACTGTGTCTAAGGCACCTTCTAAACACAGCTGCTCACAGGCAGGGCTTCCCTTTTAGCTGTGGTGTGTGAATTTAAGTAGATGTGAAAAGCTTGGTAAAGCAAAAAGCTATGGAGAAAACCCCTTGACATGAGCTTCAAAATTAAGGTTAGATGTGTGGAGCACCTGGCATGTACACAattttttccatgtgtttttGTGCCTCCCAGGACTACTGGCTCTCACTGCTCTACAAGAAGCTGGTGGGTACCAAGGTGCTGCAGGTCAGCCTGGCAGGAGCCAACAAGAGGAAGCTCCGTGTCTACCTCCACTGCACAAGCAGCCTCAAGTAAGCCTCCAGAAA is a window encoding:
- the HPSE gene encoding heparanase, translating into MLLPPLLPPLLPLLLLPLLLLPALAQGHRPAVLRLGLRDSPRAEVSPAFLSLTLDASLARDPRYVALLSNSKLRALATALSPGFLRFGGTETDFLIFDPNKDSTSEEKILWEFQAQQEACGSRPAFAAVEKVLLAQWPSQEKMILAEQNRKKHKNTTITKNTLDILYSFANCSGFHLIFGLNALLRKGGLQWDSSNAQALLDYCASQRYNISWELGNEPNSFRKKSGIHIDGFQLGQDFIHLRQLLNNYALYQHAKLYGPDVGQPRKHTRRLLRSFLKSGGKVIDSVTWHHYYVNGQSATRGDFLSPEVLDSFATAIYEVLEIVGQTVPDKKVWLGETSSAYGGGAPRLSNTYVAGFMWLDKLGLSARQGIDVVMRQVFFGAGTYHLVDANFEPLPDYWLSLLYKKLVGTKVLQVSLAGANKRKLRVYLHCTSSLNPKYREGDVTLFALNLYNVTQHLELPDYLSSKHVDQYLLLPHGKENILSRSIELNGHVLRMLDDETLPELVEKPLGPGGLLGLPAFSYGFYVIKNAKAIACI